The following proteins come from a genomic window of Puniceicoccus vermicola:
- a CDS encoding IS256 family transposase, translating to MEETNEKTPEETVAGREAESSEVVRINFDHLKKDLSGFVRGTVEEALNGLLNAEAEHLCNASRYERSEERTAHRSGHYERKLETTAGKVNLRVPKLRGASFETQIIERYKRRESSVEESLVEMYLAGVSVRRVEDITEALWGTRVSPSTVSNLNQKIYERIEDWRQRPLRSRYVYVYLDGLWLKRAWGGEVENVSILVAIGVNEMGFREVLAVTEGMSEDKESWRNLLRNL from the coding sequence GGCCGTGAGGCCGAATCAAGCGAAGTTGTTCGGATCAACTTCGATCACCTGAAGAAGGATCTGAGCGGATTCGTGCGCGGAACGGTGGAGGAAGCCCTCAACGGTCTTTTGAACGCCGAGGCGGAGCATCTTTGCAATGCGAGCCGCTATGAGCGAAGCGAGGAGCGCACGGCCCACCGCAGTGGCCATTACGAACGCAAGCTGGAGACGACTGCTGGCAAAGTGAACTTGAGGGTTCCGAAGCTGCGTGGAGCGAGTTTCGAGACCCAGATCATCGAGCGCTACAAGCGCCGGGAATCGAGCGTGGAAGAATCGCTGGTAGAGATGTATCTGGCCGGGGTGAGTGTTCGCCGGGTCGAGGACATCACCGAGGCTCTGTGGGGCACGCGTGTGAGTCCGTCGACAGTTAGCAATCTGAACCAGAAGATCTACGAGCGTATTGAGGACTGGCGGCAAAGACCGCTCAGAAGTCGTTATGTCTACGTCTACCTGGACGGTCTCTGGCTCAAACGGGCCTGGGGTGGAGAGGTTGAGAATGTGAGTATCCTCGTCGCCATTGGAGTGAACGAGATGGGATTCCGGGAGGTGCTCGCAGTGACCGAGGGAATGAGCGAAGACAAAGAGAGTTGGAGGAACCTCCTGCGGAACTTATA